Proteins encoded by one window of Paenibacillus sp. DCT19:
- a CDS encoding transporter, translated as MAFMPPQGPQGTQQPPSSPPPQFTPPQPAATAFAIDPGAIVGCLFRNTYVWLRNGNSFWFFPTFVGRTSVAGFRWTGRRWVFTGVDLRSIVSFTCF; from the coding sequence ATGGCATTCATGCCGCCTCAAGGACCACAAGGAACACAGCAGCCACCATCCTCTCCTCCTCCACAATTCACACCACCGCAACCCGCTGCTACAGCGTTCGCCATCGACCCCGGAGCTATTGTCGGTTGTTTATTCCGCAACACCTATGTGTGGCTGAGAAATGGGAACTCGTTCTGGTTCTTCCCAACCTTTGTAGGGCGTACATCCGTTGCAGGTTTTAGATGGACCGGTCGAAGATGGGTGTTTACTGGAGTTGATCTAAGAAGCATTGTGTCATTTACATGTTTTTGA